The Pongo pygmaeus isolate AG05252 chromosome 11, NHGRI_mPonPyg2-v2.0_pri, whole genome shotgun sequence genome includes a region encoding these proteins:
- the IHH gene encoding indian hedgehog protein codes for MSPARIRPRLHFCLLLLLLLVVPAAWGCGPGRVVGSRRRPPRKLVPLAYKQFSPNVPEKTLGASGRYEGKIARSSERFKELTPNYNPDIIFKDEENTGADRLMTQRCKDRLNSLAISVMNQWPGVKLRVTEGWDEDGHHSEESLHYEGRAVDITTSDRDRNKYGLLARLAVEAGFDWVYYESKAHVHCSVKSEHSAAAKTGGCFPAGAQVRLESGARVALSAVRPGDRVLAMGEDGSPTFSDVLIFLDREPHRLRAFQVIETQDPPRRLALTPAHLLFTADNHTEPAARFRATFASHVQPGQYVLVAGVPGLQPARVAAVSTHVALGAYAPLTRHGTLVVEDVVASCFAAVADHHLAQLAFWPLRLFHSLAWGSWTPGEGVHWYPQLLYRLGRLLLEEGSFHPLGMSGAGS; via the exons ATGTCTCCCGCCCGGATCCGGCCCCGACTGCACTTCTGCCTGCTCctgttgctgctgctggtggtgcCGGCGGCATGGGGCTGCGGGCCGGGCCGGGTGGTGGGCAGCCGCCGGCGACCGCCGCGCAAACTCGTGCCGCTCGCCTACAAGCAGTTCAGCCCCAACGTGCCCGAGAAGACCCTGGGCGCCAGCGGACGCTATGAAGGCAAGATCGCTCGCAGCTCCGAGCGCTTCAAGGAGCTCACCCCCAATTACAATCCAGACATCATCTTCAAGGACGAGGAGAACACAGGCGCCGACCGCCTCATGACCCAG CGCTGCAAGGACCGCCTGAACTCGCTGGCTATCTCAGTGATGAACCAGTGGCCCGGTGTGAAGCTGCGGGTGACCGAGGGCTGGGACGAGGACGGCCACCACTCAGAGGAGTCCCTGCATTATGAGGGCCGCGCGGTGGACATCACCACATCAGACCGCGACCGCAATAAGTATGGACTGCTGGCGCGCTTGGCAGTGGAGGCCGGCTTTGACTGGGTGTATTACGAGTCAAAGGCCCACGTGCATTGCTCCGTCAAGTCCG AGCACTCGGCCGCAGCCAAGACGGGCGGCTGCTTCCCTGCCGGAGCCCAGGTACGCCTGGAGAGTGGGGCGCGTGTGGCCTTGTCAGCCGTGAGGCCGGGAGACCGTGTGCTGGCCATGGGGGAGGACGGGAGCCCCACCTTCAGCGATGTGCTCATTTTCCTGGACCGCGAGCCCCACAGGCTGAGAGCCTTCCAGGTCATCGAGACTCAGGACCCCCCACGCCGCCTGGCACTCACACCCGCTCACCTGCTCTTTACGGCTGACAATCACACGGAGCCGGCAGCCCGCTTCCGGGCCACATTTGCCAGCCACGTGCAGCCTGGCCAGTACGTGCTGGTGGCTGGGGTGCCAGGCCTGCAGCCTGCCCGTGTGGCAGCTGTCTCTACACACGTGGCCCTCGGGGCCTATGCCCCGCTCACAAGGCACGGGACACTGGTGGTAGAGGATGTGGTGGCATCCTGCTTCGCGGCCGTGGCTGACCACCATCTGGCTCAGTTGGCCTTCTGGCCCCTGAGACTCTTTCACAGCTTGGCGTGGGGCAGCTGGACCCCGGGGGAGGGTGTGCATTGGTACCCCCAGCTGCTCTACCGCCTGGGGCGTCTCCTGCTAGAAGAGGGCAGCTTCCACCCACTGGGCATGTCTGGGGCAGGGAGCTGA